In a genomic window of Desulfosporosinus sp. Sb-LF:
- a CDS encoding A24 family peptidase, whose translation MYYSLYFISITFGLFGLLIGSFLNVVIYRVPRGESIVTPGSHCPDCGHALRAWELIPVISFLIQKGQCRNCQTHISWRYPMVELLTGGLFFLTAMLGLDTGINTTRLLLNLVFVAVLVALSLIDLDTFRLPDVLTLPLLGLGILGAFLIPGNPTGWESVFSALGAGGLFWIIALVYPQGMGLGDVKLVAAMGAFLGFPSIFLAVFAGSFAGAFLGIILLLAGRKAFRQQIPFGPYLALGAILTLLWGTQLLEWYWAWAR comes from the coding sequence TTGTATTATTCGTTATATTTTATAAGTATTACATTCGGGCTCTTCGGTCTCCTGATTGGTAGTTTTCTGAACGTGGTCATATATCGCGTCCCTCGTGGCGAATCCATCGTAACCCCTGGTTCTCACTGTCCTGACTGTGGACATGCTCTTCGAGCATGGGAACTTATTCCCGTGATTAGTTTTTTGATTCAGAAAGGGCAGTGTCGTAACTGTCAAACACATATTTCTTGGCGTTATCCCATGGTTGAACTTCTTACAGGGGGTCTCTTCTTTCTTACGGCAATGCTCGGTTTGGATACGGGGATCAATACAACGCGATTACTTTTAAACTTAGTTTTTGTAGCGGTGCTCGTTGCCTTATCTTTGATTGATTTAGATACATTCCGCTTGCCAGATGTTCTTACCCTTCCGCTGTTGGGACTTGGTATTCTAGGAGCGTTTCTAATACCGGGAAACCCGACTGGATGGGAAAGCGTGTTCAGTGCCTTGGGGGCCGGGGGGTTATTTTGGATTATTGCTTTAGTTTATCCGCAAGGAATGGGACTTGGAGATGTAAAGCTGGTAGCTGCAATGGGTGCCTTTTTAGGGTTTCCCTCTATTTTCCTAGCTGTATTTGCTGGAAGTTTTGCGGGAGCGTTCCTGGGAATTATCCTTCTTTTGGCGGGTAGAAAGGCTTTTCGCCAACAGATCCCCTTCGGACCTTACCTTGCACTTGGCGCGATACTGACGTTATTATGGGGAACTCAACTTTTGGAATGGTATTGGGCGTGGGCTAGATAA
- the pilM gene encoding pilus assembly protein PilM, whose product MRNDSVVFELTDGEIRAFWFSVPPFIHKGHSSNMVKFDRIPISAGLIEQGNVRDENALINILLTYTSHQPCKGQKVYLAIPLQQGFIRAFSLPWLPKRDRKSAVSLLVDEEIPIVRADLLYDFLVILEEKNKSLQVLLGATRKSILEQYVFIFRKAGFKVEGIDFAFFVLGQALGFQPKEDVLYLHGESDCFQIALFEGMVPESVHTIPPFAPLIGGGESLKERLEALENEIHRFLLYYRTQQTDLNLKRLVWSGDSITDQLAQRVLASGHVSIVEQALLKGVPESWQRVLEENKGWSEVVVGYGLRISTQHPELNLWRQPNKEQRHRRTFGGLAFFSAALLLIVTIGYFVLNQMTLPLRQEVPLLSRQGVRIEEQARHREKLEDAWKKVKIHPERIGEGLAQVQALSGQGLKIEQVMYKQGSLSLSARADEYKGVQNLISTMRGIGWEQPALTSYKLTELDNVEFTLSAKRGKAEGG is encoded by the coding sequence ATGCGAAACGATTCAGTGGTCTTTGAGTTGACCGATGGAGAAATTCGGGCGTTTTGGTTTTCGGTCCCTCCCTTCATACATAAGGGTCATAGTTCTAATATGGTCAAGTTTGACCGCATCCCAATATCGGCTGGGCTCATCGAGCAGGGTAACGTACGAGATGAAAATGCTTTAATCAATATCTTATTGACGTATACCTCCCATCAACCCTGCAAAGGTCAGAAGGTATATCTGGCAATTCCTCTTCAACAGGGCTTTATACGGGCATTTTCCTTGCCATGGCTTCCAAAACGTGATAGAAAATCGGCAGTGTCTCTGTTAGTCGATGAGGAGATTCCTATTGTAAGGGCAGATTTACTTTATGATTTCCTTGTAATTTTAGAGGAAAAAAACAAAAGTTTACAGGTTTTATTAGGGGCTACACGAAAAAGCATCCTTGAACAGTATGTCTTTATCTTTAGAAAAGCAGGGTTTAAGGTTGAAGGTATAGATTTTGCATTTTTTGTCTTAGGGCAAGCTTTAGGCTTTCAACCGAAGGAGGATGTGCTTTATCTCCATGGAGAATCTGATTGTTTTCAAATAGCTTTGTTTGAAGGAATGGTTCCGGAAAGTGTTCATACCATACCCCCTTTCGCGCCATTAATAGGAGGTGGAGAGAGTTTAAAAGAGCGGTTAGAAGCCTTGGAAAATGAGATTCATCGTTTTTTGTTATATTACAGAACACAACAAACGGATCTTAACTTGAAACGCTTGGTTTGGAGTGGAGACTCAATCACAGATCAACTGGCACAGAGAGTACTGGCGTCAGGTCATGTTTCCATAGTGGAGCAAGCTCTACTCAAGGGTGTCCCAGAGTCCTGGCAAAGGGTCCTTGAAGAGAATAAGGGTTGGAGCGAGGTGGTCGTTGGGTATGGACTGCGAATTTCTACACAGCATCCTGAACTTAATCTGTGGCGGCAACCAAATAAGGAACAGAGGCATAGGCGAACATTCGGCGGGCTGGCTTTTTTTAGTGCGGCCCTGTTGCTGATTGTTACTATTGGATACTTCGTACTCAATCAAATGACATTACCACTGCGACAAGAAGTTCCATTGCTTTCACGACAGGGTGTTAGAATTGAGGAACAGGCCAGACATCGGGAAAAGCTCGAAGATGCCTGGAAAAAGGTCAAGATTCACCCTGAGAGAATTGGAGAGGGATTGGCACAAGTTCAGGCGCTGTCGGGACAGGGGTTAAAGATTGAACAAGTGATGTATAAGCAAGGTAGCCTGTCTTTAAGCGCGAGGGCTGATGAATATAAAGGAGTTCAAAACTTGATCAGTACAATGCGGGGCATAGGCTGGGAGCAACCGGCCTTGACGAGTTATAAATTGACCGAGCTAGACAACGTCGAGTTTACATTAAGTGCAAAACGTGGAAAAGCTGAAGGAGGTTAA
- a CDS encoding LysM domain-containing protein: MAKEYSIQPGDNFHSLAQRWGGCCDDFIQLNPSVDPLKLQIGQIIVLPEFKATKGQEQYADIHGNKGQEFVGDYLDEVEMEVEGVRFRLRRIGEPKTPHEIHFILPRTEIRKVQPVGEGGPTEVQIMLSNFDVVLSPRLVSGQGDKAEQAKPAAQPSGQGQQTQQIQLPQTSQTQMQQTQQTQQTQQTQSEAAPQYGQAAIPTMEQSQGFTPVQEQPKRRMSFPFK; encoded by the coding sequence ATGGCTAAAGAATATAGCATTCAACCGGGAGATAATTTTCACAGCTTGGCACAACGTTGGGGAGGGTGCTGCGATGACTTTATTCAGCTTAACCCAAGTGTTGATCCACTCAAACTTCAAATAGGACAAATCATTGTTCTCCCAGAATTTAAAGCAACTAAAGGGCAAGAACAATATGCAGATATCCATGGAAATAAAGGGCAAGAGTTTGTAGGAGATTATCTGGATGAGGTAGAAATGGAAGTCGAGGGAGTTCGGTTTCGACTTCGACGTATCGGCGAACCCAAAACTCCCCACGAAATTCACTTTATTCTTCCACGTACAGAGATCCGTAAAGTTCAGCCGGTAGGGGAAGGCGGACCGACAGAAGTTCAAATTATGCTCAGCAATTTTGACGTTGTGCTCTCTCCTCGTCTAGTGAGTGGCCAAGGGGATAAAGCGGAGCAGGCTAAACCAGCTGCCCAACCGTCGGGGCAAGGGCAACAAACTCAGCAAATTCAATTACCACAAACTTCTCAAACTCAAATGCAACAAACACAACAAACACAACAAACACAACAAACACAATCCGAGGCAGCTCCGCAATACGGCCAGGCTGCAATACCGACAATGGAACAGTCCCAAGGGTTCACGCCAGTACAGGAACAACCAAAACGGCGTATGTCGTTCCCATTTAAATAA
- the aroQ gene encoding type II 3-dehydroquinate dehydratase: MASIWVFHGPNLNLLGLREPEHYGSRTLAEINQAVLTIADQAGLNAECRQTNHEGDLIDWIQTLTPADFLILNPGAWTHTSYAIRDAIRAVRVPTVEVHLSNIHAREAFRANSVIAPVCIGQISGLGAEGYILAMRYAIDYQGRQEKESP, translated from the coding sequence TTGGCGAGCATATGGGTGTTTCATGGCCCTAATTTGAATTTATTAGGACTACGAGAGCCAGAACATTATGGATCGCGTACCTTGGCAGAGATTAATCAGGCAGTGTTAACAATAGCGGATCAGGCGGGATTGAACGCTGAATGTCGGCAAACGAATCACGAGGGAGACCTTATCGATTGGATTCAAACCTTAACGCCTGCTGATTTCTTAATTCTGAATCCTGGAGCCTGGACGCATACAAGTTATGCGATTCGGGATGCCATTCGCGCGGTAAGAGTACCTACGGTTGAAGTCCATCTTTCAAATATTCATGCGCGTGAAGCTTTTCGGGCCAATTCCGTGATTGCTCCAGTCTGTATTGGACAAATATCGGGCTTAGGAGCAGAAGGGTATATCTTGGCGATGCGTTATGCCATCGACTATCAAGGTCGACAGGAAAAAGAATCACCATAA
- a CDS encoding Xaa-Pro peptidase family protein, which translates to MTRLERMRQQMLEEEIDAYVVIRPENGRYLSGFSGGEATLYITAKEAFLLTDFRYIEQAKLQAPDFEIIKAGQDHFTALAELGQQARRVGFEGDYISYVDFGKLKNAFPQAELQSLPNLVSHLRSVKDKAEIKLIRQAVKIADDAFADVLTSVEIGQTEEEIALNLEFSMRHAGASGASFEFIVASGIRSAMPHGTASSKRVQLGEFLTMDFGAIYQGYCSDITRTVFLGEPEDKHREVYEIVLAAQRAGIEAIGSGRTGKEVDAVARKIIEEAGYGEYFGHGLGHSVGLAIHEGPNLNMREDRVLEPGMVITVEPGIYIPDWGGVRIEDIVLVTENGCEVLTQAPKEFIIFE; encoded by the coding sequence ATGACCCGGTTAGAACGGATGCGCCAACAGATGCTCGAAGAAGAAATTGATGCTTATGTGGTTATTCGCCCGGAGAACGGACGGTATCTTAGCGGTTTTTCTGGCGGGGAAGCAACCCTATATATTACTGCAAAAGAGGCCTTTTTACTGACGGATTTCCGTTACATTGAACAGGCGAAGCTCCAAGCTCCTGATTTTGAAATCATTAAGGCAGGACAGGACCACTTTACGGCTTTAGCAGAACTAGGGCAACAGGCTAGGCGGGTTGGTTTTGAAGGGGACTATATCAGCTATGTGGACTTTGGAAAACTTAAAAATGCGTTTCCGCAGGCTGAGCTCCAATCTCTACCCAACCTTGTTAGTCATTTGCGATCTGTGAAGGATAAAGCGGAAATTAAGCTAATCCGTCAAGCTGTAAAAATTGCAGACGACGCTTTTGCAGATGTATTAACCAGCGTTGAAATTGGACAAACGGAAGAAGAAATCGCACTGAACTTAGAATTTTCTATGCGCCATGCCGGTGCAAGTGGGGCTTCTTTCGAATTTATCGTGGCTTCTGGCATTCGTTCGGCGATGCCTCACGGAACGGCTAGTTCAAAGCGCGTTCAGTTAGGTGAATTTCTGACAATGGATTTTGGTGCAATCTATCAGGGATACTGTTCAGATATCACGCGAACTGTGTTTTTGGGAGAACCAGAGGACAAGCATCGGGAAGTTTATGAGATTGTCTTGGCGGCCCAGCGGGCGGGTATTGAGGCTATCGGCTCGGGGCGAACCGGAAAAGAAGTGGATGCTGTAGCCCGCAAAATCATTGAAGAAGCTGGGTATGGCGAGTACTTTGGACATGGCTTAGGGCACTCGGTAGGGTTGGCCATCCATGAAGGACCAAATCTAAATATGCGGGAAGATCGTGTGCTTGAACCAGGCATGGTCATTACCGTCGAACCGGGTATATATATCCCGGATTGGGGTGGCGTTCGGATTGAAGATATTGTTTTGGTGACTGAAAATGGCTGCGAAGTCTTGACACAGGCACCCAAAGAATTCATTATCTTTGAATAA
- the efp gene encoding elongation factor P, which produces MISSNDFKTGLTIQLDGDVFSVVEFQHVKPGKGAAFVRTKLKNVKTGGVVERRFNAGEKVPKAHVERREMEYLYKDGEHFVVMDKETYEQISLTGDQIGDGVKWLKENMTLGVLFYDIEVIGVDVPNSVQLAVSATEPGVKGDTATGGTKPATLETGAVVQVPFFVNEGDVLIIDTRTGSYVQRA; this is translated from the coding sequence ATGATTTCTTCGAATGATTTTAAGACGGGCTTGACAATTCAATTAGATGGCGATGTATTTTCAGTTGTTGAGTTCCAACATGTTAAACCAGGTAAAGGGGCGGCCTTTGTCCGAACCAAATTGAAGAACGTTAAGACGGGTGGGGTTGTAGAGCGAAGGTTTAATGCAGGGGAAAAGGTCCCGAAGGCCCATGTCGAACGTCGTGAAATGGAATACCTCTATAAAGATGGAGAACATTTTGTGGTTATGGATAAGGAAACTTATGAACAAATTTCTCTTACAGGGGATCAAATCGGGGACGGTGTCAAGTGGCTGAAAGAGAACATGACTTTAGGGGTACTTTTTTATGATATAGAGGTTATCGGAGTCGATGTTCCTAATTCTGTTCAACTTGCTGTTTCAGCTACTGAGCCAGGTGTTAAAGGAGATACGGCAACTGGAGGGACAAAACCCGCAACGTTGGAAACTGGTGCCGTGGTGCAAGTGCCTTTCTTTGTCAATGAAGGGGATGTGCTCATCATCGATACTCGGACTGGAAGTTATGTTCAACGCGCCTAA
- a CDS encoding ribonuclease J, translated as MLSGKTSKLSVIPLGGTGEIGKNLIAFEYEDSIIIIDGGVKFPDEELLGIDLVIPDITYLEKNRDRIKGLFITHGHEDHIGGLPFILPKLMIPIYGTKLTIGLVQAKFQERTPYPESLVNIIQPGERIQAGAFEMEAFRVTHSIPDAVGYSLLTPVGRVVYTGDFKVDYTPIDGQNMDLGKLAAWGEEGILALLCDSTNAERSGVTLSEMVVGKTLREWFERAEGKIIMASFASNVHRIQQAIDAAAEIGRKVCVVGRSMENVVRTATELGYLKLPDEEILVDSSEVGNTPPEQLLVLTTGSQGEPLAALTRMATRSHRQINVLVGDMVIIAATPIPGNEKLIGKTINHLYQIGAEVVTKEMGQVHVSGHANQEEIKLVIRLARPRFLIPHHGEIRHQAALRRIGNSLGYSDQDIALTQLGSRVELSSNSMEFGERVEAGSVYIDGLGVGDVGQIVLRDRQQLAQDGVVVVIAALSKTKPYRIMSGPDIISRGFTFMKEAGTLVDGAKKVVGNTLEIQLQKDQIEWSVLKSNIRDSLSKYLWEKTRRRPMILPVLLNT; from the coding sequence ATGCTTTCAGGAAAAACGTCAAAACTTAGTGTGATTCCTCTCGGAGGAACTGGAGAAATTGGAAAGAATCTAATTGCCTTTGAATATGAAGATTCAATAATAATTATTGACGGTGGCGTCAAATTCCCAGATGAAGAGCTTTTAGGTATCGATTTGGTCATTCCGGATATTACGTATTTGGAAAAAAACAGAGATCGGATCAAAGGGCTCTTTATTACACATGGACATGAGGATCATATTGGAGGACTTCCTTTTATCCTACCAAAATTAATGATCCCAATTTATGGGACAAAACTAACGATTGGATTAGTTCAGGCAAAGTTTCAGGAACGGACTCCTTACCCAGAATCCTTGGTGAATATCATACAACCGGGTGAACGTATCCAAGCTGGGGCCTTTGAAATGGAAGCATTCAGAGTAACTCACAGTATTCCAGATGCTGTCGGGTATTCCTTGCTCACTCCAGTAGGTCGAGTGGTCTACACAGGAGACTTTAAGGTCGACTATACGCCCATAGATGGTCAAAACATGGACCTTGGAAAGCTTGCTGCCTGGGGAGAGGAAGGAATTCTGGCCTTACTTTGCGACTCCACAAATGCGGAGCGGTCAGGTGTTACGTTGTCGGAGATGGTTGTTGGAAAAACCTTGAGGGAGTGGTTCGAACGGGCCGAAGGCAAAATTATTATGGCATCCTTCGCCTCAAATGTGCATCGGATCCAACAAGCAATTGATGCAGCTGCAGAGATTGGGCGAAAGGTTTGTGTTGTGGGAAGAAGTATGGAAAATGTAGTTCGTACAGCAACAGAGTTGGGATATCTGAAACTGCCTGATGAGGAGATCCTTGTCGACAGCTCAGAGGTGGGAAATACTCCCCCAGAACAACTACTGGTTCTGACCACAGGGAGTCAAGGAGAGCCTCTGGCCGCCTTGACGAGGATGGCCACTCGGAGTCATCGACAAATTAATGTCCTTGTTGGGGATATGGTTATTATTGCGGCAACCCCTATACCTGGAAACGAGAAACTCATTGGAAAGACAATTAATCATCTATATCAAATTGGTGCAGAGGTTGTCACTAAAGAAATGGGACAAGTTCATGTATCTGGACATGCCAACCAAGAGGAAATTAAGCTAGTGATTCGTCTCGCCCGCCCGCGTTTTCTCATTCCGCATCACGGCGAAATTCGACATCAGGCTGCTTTACGCCGGATCGGGAATTCACTTGGATATTCGGATCAGGACATCGCCTTAACCCAACTTGGCTCTCGTGTTGAGCTTTCCTCGAACAGTATGGAGTTTGGGGAGCGTGTGGAAGCAGGAAGCGTTTACATCGACGGACTGGGTGTCGGGGATGTAGGGCAGATTGTCTTACGGGATCGCCAACAATTGGCGCAAGATGGTGTGGTCGTGGTTATCGCCGCGCTTTCCAAAACAAAACCTTATAGGATAATGTCTGGGCCAGACATTATCTCTCGAGGTTTTACGTTTATGAAAGAAGCAGGAACCCTGGTGGATGGAGCTAAAAAAGTCGTGGGAAATACCTTAGAAATCCAATTACAGAAAGATCAAATTGAATGGAGTGTACTAAAATCTAACATTCGTGATAGCCTAAGCAAATATTTATGGGAAAAGACCCGTCGGCGACCGATGATCTTGCCCGTATTATTGAATACTTAA
- a CDS encoding EAL domain-containing protein: MNYTICKGSSQKNYHRITPLRMAILYALTGGGWILFSDKLLGIIVTNHQLLIQLEMAKGWFFITVTAVLLYYLFYIGFNSLQQSEKVLQEDQRHLERYRLLADDSMDIILFIRQDGQIIDANEAAVNRYGYTRQELTHMPLSKLLLTEDQATLPFFLQKAPEGIQFELQHVCKDGSVFPVDVSAKGATSNGNPIIVSIIRDITDRKNAEATVWLEKERAQVTLDSIGDAVITTDVRANVEYLNPIAEALTGWKNAEAVGQPLERVFRIVNEETGESVKSPIECCLREGSVVCLANHTVLINRVGANIAIEDTAAPIRDRSNAVIGAVLVFHDVSYKRALMKELAYQAHHDALTGLPNRLLFTEHLNQALARARRKKGKLAVMYLDLDRFKLINDSMGHNLGDLLLKNVAERVRQTLREGETLARQGGDEFLILLPEIQNEQEVVAVSDRILRVFTNPIMLEDNEVYMSTSIGISLYPNDGDDRETLLKQADTAMYYAKEKGRNNYQFFTTGLNIKANDRLSTENSLRKALARGEFVLHYQPQVDLESGLIVGLEALIRWNSTERGIISPLSFIPIAEETGLIVPIGEWVLRTACAQNMAWRRQGYPFLRMAVNISARQFREPNFIKLVSGILQETGMDPQWLELEITESIAMENGETSVDMLNRFKELGIRISIDDFGTGFSSLNYLRRMPIDTLKIDQSFVQDISTGENGEEVVTAIIQLAKNLRLKVIAEGVETATQCSFLKGKRCDEMQGYLFSQAVTSQELEEMFGRSLK; the protein is encoded by the coding sequence ATGAACTATACAATCTGTAAGGGTTCAAGTCAGAAGAATTATCACCGAATAACTCCCTTACGGATGGCCATACTTTATGCGCTAACCGGAGGAGGATGGATTCTCTTCTCAGATAAATTATTAGGGATTATTGTGACGAATCATCAGTTGCTTATCCAGTTAGAAATGGCTAAAGGGTGGTTTTTTATTACTGTGACGGCGGTACTACTCTATTACCTTTTTTACATAGGATTTAATTCACTTCAGCAATCTGAAAAAGTTCTTCAAGAAGATCAACGACACTTAGAACGCTATCGCCTTTTGGCAGATGATTCCATGGATATCATTTTATTTATCCGTCAGGATGGACAAATCATTGATGCCAATGAGGCTGCAGTGAACCGCTATGGTTATACTCGCCAAGAATTAACTCATATGCCCCTTTCCAAATTGCTTTTGACAGAGGATCAGGCTACATTACCCTTTTTCCTTCAAAAGGCACCGGAGGGAATTCAGTTTGAGCTCCAGCATGTATGCAAAGACGGAAGTGTTTTCCCGGTTGATGTTAGCGCTAAGGGAGCAACCTCAAATGGAAATCCTATTATTGTAAGTATCATTCGCGATATTACTGACCGTAAAAATGCAGAGGCGACAGTTTGGCTAGAGAAAGAACGGGCCCAAGTCACTCTGGACTCTATAGGGGATGCAGTCATCACCACTGATGTTCGGGCGAATGTAGAGTATCTTAACCCAATTGCTGAAGCTTTAACTGGATGGAAAAATGCAGAAGCAGTTGGTCAGCCGTTGGAAAGAGTCTTTCGAATTGTCAATGAAGAAACTGGCGAATCGGTTAAAAGTCCGATTGAATGCTGTCTTCGTGAAGGGAGTGTTGTTTGTTTAGCGAACCATACTGTTTTAATCAACAGAGTTGGGGCTAACATCGCGATTGAGGACACGGCGGCTCCCATTCGAGACCGATCTAACGCGGTCATTGGAGCAGTTCTGGTGTTTCATGATGTGAGTTATAAACGAGCTCTTATGAAAGAACTGGCATATCAAGCGCATCACGATGCCCTAACTGGTCTTCCCAATCGGCTCCTCTTTACTGAGCACTTGAACCAGGCTTTAGCCCGGGCAAGGCGTAAGAAGGGTAAACTAGCGGTGATGTATTTAGATTTAGACCGTTTTAAATTGATTAATGATTCGATGGGGCATAACCTTGGGGACCTATTACTTAAAAATGTTGCGGAGCGTGTTCGCCAAACGTTACGTGAAGGAGAGACGCTTGCGAGACAGGGCGGGGATGAATTTTTAATCTTGCTCCCGGAAATTCAGAATGAACAAGAGGTAGTTGCAGTATCAGATCGAATTTTGAGGGTTTTCACCAATCCTATAATGCTCGAGGATAATGAAGTCTATATGAGTACGAGTATCGGGATTAGTCTTTATCCGAACGATGGCGATGACAGAGAAACTTTGTTGAAGCAAGCGGATACGGCGATGTATTATGCAAAGGAGAAGGGCCGAAATAATTACCAATTCTTTACTACAGGACTCAATATTAAGGCTAATGATCGGCTTTCGACAGAGAACAGCCTGCGTAAGGCTTTAGCCCGTGGAGAGTTTGTCCTTCATTATCAGCCTCAGGTCGATTTAGAAAGCGGATTAATTGTGGGTCTTGAGGCTCTAATTCGATGGAACTCGACAGAACGGGGAATCATTTCCCCTCTCTCATTTATTCCCATTGCGGAGGAAACTGGCTTAATTGTGCCGATCGGAGAATGGGTTTTGCGGACTGCCTGCGCTCAAAATATGGCCTGGAGAAGGCAAGGATACCCCTTCTTGCGAATGGCAGTTAATATCTCAGCTCGGCAATTTCGAGAACCGAATTTCATCAAACTTGTTTCGGGAATTTTACAGGAAACTGGCATGGATCCACAATGGTTGGAGCTCGAGATAACGGAAAGCATTGCCATGGAAAATGGTGAAACTTCGGTAGACATGTTGAATCGTTTTAAGGAGTTAGGGATCCGAATTTCCATTGATGATTTCGGAACTGGATTTTCGTCACTTAATTATTTGCGACGCATGCCGATTGATACCCTGAAAATAGATCAATCCTTTGTTCAAGATATCAGCACGGGAGAAAATGGAGAAGAAGTTGTTACGGCTATCATCCAGCTAGCTAAAAACCTTCGCTTGAAAGTCATTGCCGAAGGAGTTGAGACGGCTACCCAATGCTCCTTTTTAAAGGGCAAGCGGTGTGATGAAATGCAGGGTTACCTCTTTAGTCAAGCGGTAACATCTCAAGAGCTGGAAGAGATGTTTGGTCGTTCCTTAAAATAA